From a region of the Nerophis lumbriciformis linkage group LG06, RoL_Nlum_v2.1, whole genome shotgun sequence genome:
- the LOC140676625 gene encoding uncharacterized protein, with protein MCKVQMLRELVKERLCAAAEEIFVVLERMIAEYEEELRRTKEKNEQQRQLLDAVFKHGLESHRTDVGEVAFPPELQVWGTRMEQEEPNPPHIKEEHVCTREYADISKFAVAHEVAKSENDDDDAQLSQLDESQSSEKRRWEADSLLAALPGSDDASCHSLDTDHEDGRRFALKGSLTTHTGGNTFSCSVCNTSFRDRSTLERHVRTHTGEKPCACSLCDESFSQKCNLLRHARTHAGEETLPREKPFTCSACGKRFSQKANLTTHSRTHTGEKPFPCSVCGQRFSLKDSLVKHTRRHTGEKPFACRVCGQRFSQKYTLLTHTRTHTGEKPFSCSVCDRTFSRKYLVSKHKCSSK; from the exons ATGTGTAAAGTCCAAATGCTGAGAGAGTTGGTGAAGGAGCGACTTTGTGCCGCTGCGGAAGAAATATTCGTCGTGTTGGAAAGAatgatagcagagtacgaggaggaacttcgTCGAACAAAAGAGAAGAACGAGCAAcaacgtcaactactggacgctgttttcaagcaTGGACTGGAATCACACAGAACAG ACGTCGGTGAAGTAGCTTTTCCCCCTGAGCTGCAGGTGTGGGGCACCAGGATGGAGCAAGAGGAGCCAAATCCCCCCCACATTAAGGAGGAGCATGTGTGTACTCGGGAGTATGCCGACATCAGCAAGTTTGCAGTGGCCCATGAAGTGGCAAAGAGTGAAAATGATGACGATGACGCTCAGCTGTCCCAGCTTGATGAGAGTCAAAGTTCAGAGAAGAGAAGATGGGAAGCAGACAGCCTCTTGGCTGCGCTGCCAGGTAGTGATGACGCCAGTTGCCACTCTCTTGACACGGACCATGAAGACGGTAGAAGATTCGCTCTCAAAGGCAGTTTGACGACACACACCGGAGGAAACACATTCTCGTGCTCGGTCTGCAACACCAGTTTTAGGGACCGCTCCACGTTGGAGAGGCACGTGAGGACGCACACGGGCGAGAAACCCTGCGCTTGTTCACTTTGTGACGAAAGCTTCTCCCAGAAGTGCAATTTGCTGAGGCACGCCAGGACGCACGCGGGGGAAGAAACACTTCCCCGCGAGAAACCGTTTACCTGCTCGGCGTGCGGGAAGCGGTTCTCTCAGAAAGCGAACTTGACGACCCACTCGAGGACGCACACGGGCGAGAAACCCTTCCCTTGCTCGGTCTGCGGCCAACGATTCTCGCTCAAAGACAGCTTGGTAAAGCACACGAGGAGACACACGGGGGAGAAACCTTTCGCCTGCAGGGTTTGCGGTCAGAGGTTCTCGCAAAAGTACACTTTGTTGACACACACGCGAACGCACACGGGCGAGAAGCCCTTCAGCTGCAGCGTGTGTGACAGAACCTTCTCCCGGAAATACCTCGTCAGCAAACATAAGTGCAGCAGCAAATAA
- the LOC133608279 gene encoding uncharacterized protein — translation MEQEESQSPHVKEEEEEQAWTRQDADVRKFPVIRVIVKSEEDDDESQWSQRDNRQSEEKRRSDAKSPLTPLLDSDDTTSQSPDTDDDEDLNANKTRHADKKHFKCSQCDKTFSERRILKRHIRVHTGGKPFICSVCSKSFKVKEYLIIHMRTHTGEKPFICSICGGRFSQKGSLMKHTRTHTGEKPFSCSICGKTFAAKGHLTAHTRTHTGEKPYSCSVCNTSFSDSSALGRHTRTHTGEKPFICSLCGERFAQKGNLMAHMNRHTGDKPFSCSFCGQTFSRKGILLKHTRRHTGEKPFRCDMCNKSFTYKYQLNKHKCAGVKH, via the coding sequence ATGGAGCAGGAGGAGTCACAGTCCCCCCACgtcaaagaagaagaggaggagcaaGCGTGGACTCGGCAAGATGCCGACGTCAGAAAGTTCCCGGTGATTCGTGTTATTGTGAAAAGCGAAGAAGACGACGATGAATCTCAGTGGTCACAGCGCGATAACAGgcaaagtgaggagaagagaagaTCGGACGCGAAGAGCCCGCTGACTCCGCTGTTGGATAGCGACGACACAACGTCACAATCTCCTGACACCGATGATGATGAAGACTTAAACGCTAACAAGACTCGTCACGCTGACAAGAAACACTTTAAATGCTCTCAATGTGACAAAACGTTTAGTGAACGGAGGATTTTGAAGCGACACATAAGGGTCCACACGGGGGGAAAACCCTTCATTTGCTCGGTTTGCAGTAAAAGCTTCAAAGTGAAGGAATATTTAATCATTCACATGAggacgcacacaggagaaaaaccgttCATCTGCTCTATTTGTGGAGGAAGATTCTCTCAAAAGGGCAGTTTGATGaaacacacaagaacacacacgggagaaaaaccattttcttgttcaatctgtggcaaAACCTTTGCCGCGAAGGGACACTTGACCGCACACACAAGGACACACACTGGCGAAAAACCGTATTCCTGCTCAGTGTGCAACACAAGTTTTAGTGATAGTTCAGCACTAGGGaggcacacacgaacacacactggtgagaaaccttTCATTTGTTCACTTTGTGGCGAAAGGTTCGCTCAAAAGGGCAATTTAATGGCGCACATGAATAGACATACTGGCGATAAACCATTTTCCTGCTCCTTCTGTGGTCAAACATTCTCTCGAAAGGGGATTTTGTTGAAACACACAAGAAGACACACTGGCGAGAAACCATTTAGGTGTGATATGTGCAATAAAAGTTTTACTTACAAGTACCAGTTGaacaaacacaagtgtgctggtgtaAAGCACTAA